GTCTCCTGCTAACACATAGCAACTCATACAGCAAAGCCAGAGCATGCCCTTGCCCTTGCCCCTGCCACTGCTCAAGGACTAATAGGCTTAGAATCGCGTCTCTCTTGACGTTCTTGACCAAGAAGTGGCGACAGCTTCCGTCTGCTCGTATGCAGAGACGAAGAACAGATGCAGCCCGGGTCTTCTCAGGCATGTCCCCCACATCCATCCTTCTCACCAGCAGGCCTAATCCTCCGAGAGAAATGATCTGCTTCGCGTTCTCAAAATTCTTGTCCTCGTCAAACCCCGTTAGGAGCTCGTTGAGGAAGTAATAAGCTGCCTCGTGAGGGCTGCACTTCACAGTGAAGAGTATCTGCAGCTGATCACCAAACTCCAAAACTCGGAGCACTAACGGAATCCACTCCATCGACACCATCTGCTTCGCCTTGGGCTTCACCAAGTAAAGCAGAGCTGCAGCTTTCAAGAACAGGCTGCTGCTTCTCAGCAGCCTCATTGTCACTGCAAGCTGCGGATCAGAGGCTAAAATGCAGCGCCTGTTCGCCTCATTCTTGGCCGCCATTTCTGCCAGAATCGACACTGCTAGCTCCAAGATCTCATCATCATTCGACACGTACACAACTTCCAGTATCCCTTGTATCACTGCAGCTCGAGATAGCAAGCCCTCCAGCTGTGCACGGGTGTCCCCGTCACCACTCAGCCAAGCTTTGCTCACTGCACGAACTGCACCCTCGCACTCGGTTAAGCTCTCTGATGAGCACACCGTTGCAATGGCGCCTGCCACATCACTCGACTCATCCTCACCAACCTCGATTTTCTCAATTTTGGACACGAAACACTCTGCTGGTTCTGTCCGACATCCTAAGAATCTGAAATAATCTGATTTGTGGGAGTCTGGCCACAACTCTGCCTTGTGCACTTGGTGATTTAGACTGGATGATCTTCTGTGAGAAACCGCTTTCTTCTGCTAAAATTGAATACTTGTGACATTTATAGCTAGAATTTCATCAAAATGTCAACTAATTATTAGCTACTTACTTGGATATAATTGTAATGCTTGACATCTTCGGCCTCAGAATCCCATACACTTTTTGAAGATCCATTTTGATCATCAAAGTCCATTGATTGGTTCGTTGCATTTGCACCAAAAACTGCTTGATACCTATTAGCAAAACATAAACTCAGTTTTGTGGTGAAGAAAAAGCCAAAGAATGGAAGACTCACAGCAGTTTGCTACTGGAGGAGTGATGGGAAGTGGAAGACTCGGATGATTTCCTTCTTGATTTGGAGttggatttggatttggaagGCAAGGCGACAGTAGGAAGGGAAGGGGCTTGAGCTCCAACTTTGAGCCACTCTTTGTAGTACAAAGCAAACTCAAGTGTGCCGGCATCCATTTGCTCACGATACAACTGGTTCAAACCTTTGATCTTCTTGTCTTTGTGGGCATCATTGACACAACCTGCGAGCTCGTTGCTGTACCATATCTTGAGGTGAAGAAGATGGGGCAGAAAGAAATGCTCCCAGAGTTGGGGCAGCAGACGCGTCCGAGCAAGAAAGGGCGCGTCGCAGAAAACCTGCAGCAGATTCCGAGCTGAAATCTTGTCGTTCTTACCAATTTTATAGACGATGGATAAGTAGAGATGCGCGCAGGCTGAGATGTACGAGTTGGTCTTCCGacaagatgatgatgatgaatcgTTATTGGTGGAGTCGGCGACGGCGTTGAGAATCTTGATGCATCTCTGCAGCGACTCCAAATCCATCTTCTCACTCCTCACCTCCACCAACCTCTCGATGCTCTCAATTCCCATCTCCAAGAGAGACAAAATCTCGGCATCcgccttcttccttctctcgcAGCAACAACGGCATTTCTCGCGAGTACTCGCGCGAAAACTGGGGTCTCGCGAATACTGGGCGACATATCCGCTCAAGATAGCGACCATGGCCTTGGTGGCGACGTCCTCGATGGCGGGCCCAGGTCGGTCAGCGACTGGCTTGGCATCGGAGGCGGCGATGGAGCGGGGTCGGGAGGAGGAGGAGTCGAAGCTCCGGCGATCATGGCAGATATAGATGGGGAGAGTGATGGAGTCGTCTTTAATTTTCCAGTTGACCTTTTTGATGGGTTTGCGAG
The genomic region above belongs to Salvia miltiorrhiza cultivar Shanhuang (shh) chromosome 5, IMPLAD_Smil_shh, whole genome shotgun sequence and contains:
- the LOC131026281 gene encoding putative E3 ubiquitin-protein ligase LIN isoform X4 yields the protein MLSKAPPPINFCKFVQFCVIPLSLKNDAHSYYTSGPKPTPMPMASLHKLLSQDGFHPRKPIKKVNWKIKDDSITLPIYICHDRRSFDSSSSRPRSIAASDAKPVADRPGPAIEDVATKAMVAILSGYVAQYSRDPSFRASTREKCRCCCERRKKADAEILSLLEMGIESIERLVEVRSEKMDLESLQRCIKILNAVADSTNNDSSSSSCRKTNSYISACAHLYLSIVYKIGKNDKISARNLLQVFCDAPFLARTRLLPQLWEHFFLPHLLHLKIWYSNELAGCVNDAHKDKKIKGLNQLYREQMDAGTLEFALYYKEWLKVGAQAPSLPTVALPSKSKSNSKSRRKSSESSTSHHSSSSKLLYQAVFGANATNQSMDFDDQNGSSKSVWDSEAEDVKHYNYIQKKAVSHRRSSSLNHQVHKAELWPDSHKSDYFRFLGCRTEPAECFVSKIEKIEVGEDESSDVAGAIATVCSSESLTECEGAVRAVSKAWLSGDGDTRAQLEGLLSRAAVIQGILEVVYVSNDDEILELAVSILAEMAAKNEANRRCILASDPQLAVTMRLLRSSSLFLKAAALLYLVKPKAKQMVSMEWIPLVLRVLEFGDQLQILFTVKCSPHEAAYYFLNELLTGFDEDKNFENAKQIISLGGLGLLVRRMDVGDMPEKTRAASVLRLCIRADGSCRHFLVKNVKRDAILSLLVLEQWQGQGQGHALALLYELLCVSRRHKRIELLSGLKEGWKWLNTLQILLLRLHKARPEERPMVAVVLLELDLFVGDASECSVYREDAVDAIIEALDCCVMDERIQQQVARALLILGGRFSYTGEEEVERWLLRKAEIRESCIPSQNEDEKMRREWQRKAALVLLTSGNTRLLSALSDSLANSIPSLARACLITIGWISHSLADTDLRLAACSIIAPRLMECLVDNTNNLEEKILASFSLHSLTNGTDYFSQQLRVENNFLGCLQKLSRATWTAKELITFIKTSCSSSLGFLSD
- the LOC131026281 gene encoding putative E3 ubiquitin-protein ligase LIN isoform X2, producing the protein MLSKAPPPINFCKFVQFCVIPLSLKNDAHSYYTSGPKPTPMPMASLHKLLSQDGFHPRKPIKKVNWKIKDDSITLPIYICHDRRSFDSSSSRPRSIAASDAKPVADRPGPAIEDVATKAMVAILSGYVAQYSRDPSFRASTREKCRCCCERRKKADAEILSLLEMGIESIERLVEVRSEKMDLESLQRCIKILNAVADSTNNDSSSSSCRKTNSYISACAHLYLSIVYKIGKNDKISARNLLQVFCDAPFLARTRLLPQLWEHFFLPHLLHLKIWYSNELAGCVNDAHKDKKIKGLNQLYREQMDAGTLEFALYYKEWLKVGAQAPSLPTVALPSKSKSNSKSRRKSSESSTSHHSSSSKLLYQAVFGANATNQSMDFDDQNGSSKSVWDSEAEDVKHYNYIQKKAVSHRRSSSLNHQVHKAELWPDSHKSDYFRFLGCRTEPAECFVSKIEKIEVGEDESSDVAGAIATVCSSESLTECEGAVRAVSKAWLSGDGDTRAQLEGLLSRAAVIQGILEVVYVSNDDEILELAVSILAEMAAKNEANRRCILASDPQLAVTMRLLRSSSLFLKAAALLYLVKPKAKQMVSMEWIPLVLRVLEFGDQLQILFTVKCSPHEAAYYFLNELLTGFDEDKNFENAKQIISLGGLGLLVRRMDVGDMPEKTRAASVLRLCIRADGSCRHFLVKNVKRDAILSLLVLEQWQGQGQGHALALLYELLCVSRRHKRIELLSGLKEGWKWLNTLQILLLRLHKARPEERPMVAVVLLELDLFVGDASECSVYREDAVDAIIEALDCCVMDERIQQQVARALLILGGRFSYTGEEEVERWLLRKAEIRESCIPSQNEDEKMRREWQRKAALVLLTSGNTRLLSALSDSLANSIPSLARACLITIGWISHSLADTDLRLAACSIIAPRLMECLVDNTNNLEEKILASFSLHSLTNGTGMATSFFTESHARGELIFSSQNLYPDYFSQQLRVENNFLGCLQKLSRATWTAKELITFIKTSCSSSLGFLSD
- the LOC131026281 gene encoding putative E3 ubiquitin-protein ligase LIN isoform X3: MLSKAPPPINFCKFVQFCVIPLSLKNDAHSYYTSGPKPTPMPMASLHKLLSQDGFHPRKPIKKVNWKIKDDSITLPIYICHDRRSFDSSSSRPRSIAASDAKPVADRPGPAIEDVATKAMVAILSGYVAQYSRDPSFRASTREKCRCCCERRKKADAEILSLLEMGIESIERLVEVRSEKMDLESLQRCIKILNAVADSTNNDSSSSSCRKTNSYISACAHLYLSIVYKIGKNDKISARNLLQVFCDAPFLARTRLLPQLWEHFFLPHLLHLKIWYSNELAGCVNDAHKDKKIKGLNQLYREQMDAGTLEFALYYKEWLKVGAQAPSLPTVALPSKSKSNSKSRRKSSESSTSHHSSSSKLLYQAVFGANATNQSMDFDDQNGSSKSVWDSEAEDVKHYNYIQQKKAVSHRRSSSLNHQVHKAELWPDSHKSDYFRFLGCRTEPAECFVSKIEKIEVGEDESSDVAGAIATVCSSESLTECEGAVRAVSKAWLSGDGDTRAQLEGLLSRAAVIQGILEVVYVSNDDEILELAVSILAEMAAKNEANRRCILASDPQLAVTMRLLRSSSLFLKAAALLYLVKPKAKQMVSMEWIPLVLRVLEFGDQLQILFTVKCSPHEAAYYFLNELLTGFDEDKNFENAKQIISLGGLGLLVRRMDVGDMPEKTRAASVLRLCIRADGSCRHFLVKNVKRDAILSLLVLEQWQGQGQGHALALLYELLCVSRRHKRIELLSGLKEGWKWLNTLQILLLRLHKARPEERPMVAVVLLELDLFVGDASECSVYREDAVDAIIEALDCCVMDERIQQQVARALLILGGRFSYTGEEEVERWLLRKAEIRESCIPSQNEDEKMRREWQRKAALVLLTSGNTRLLSALSDSLANSIPSLARACLITIGWISHSLADTDLRLAACSIIAPRLMECLVDNTNNLEEKILASFSLHSLTNGTDYFSQQLRVENNFLGCLQKLSRATWTAKELITFIKTSCSSSLGFLSD
- the LOC131026281 gene encoding putative E3 ubiquitin-protein ligase LIN isoform X1; the protein is MLSKAPPPINFCKFVQFCVIPLSLKNDAHSYYTSGPKPTPMPMASLHKLLSQDGFHPRKPIKKVNWKIKDDSITLPIYICHDRRSFDSSSSRPRSIAASDAKPVADRPGPAIEDVATKAMVAILSGYVAQYSRDPSFRASTREKCRCCCERRKKADAEILSLLEMGIESIERLVEVRSEKMDLESLQRCIKILNAVADSTNNDSSSSSCRKTNSYISACAHLYLSIVYKIGKNDKISARNLLQVFCDAPFLARTRLLPQLWEHFFLPHLLHLKIWYSNELAGCVNDAHKDKKIKGLNQLYREQMDAGTLEFALYYKEWLKVGAQAPSLPTVALPSKSKSNSKSRRKSSESSTSHHSSSSKLLYQAVFGANATNQSMDFDDQNGSSKSVWDSEAEDVKHYNYIQQKKAVSHRRSSSLNHQVHKAELWPDSHKSDYFRFLGCRTEPAECFVSKIEKIEVGEDESSDVAGAIATVCSSESLTECEGAVRAVSKAWLSGDGDTRAQLEGLLSRAAVIQGILEVVYVSNDDEILELAVSILAEMAAKNEANRRCILASDPQLAVTMRLLRSSSLFLKAAALLYLVKPKAKQMVSMEWIPLVLRVLEFGDQLQILFTVKCSPHEAAYYFLNELLTGFDEDKNFENAKQIISLGGLGLLVRRMDVGDMPEKTRAASVLRLCIRADGSCRHFLVKNVKRDAILSLLVLEQWQGQGQGHALALLYELLCVSRRHKRIELLSGLKEGWKWLNTLQILLLRLHKARPEERPMVAVVLLELDLFVGDASECSVYREDAVDAIIEALDCCVMDERIQQQVARALLILGGRFSYTGEEEVERWLLRKAEIRESCIPSQNEDEKMRREWQRKAALVLLTSGNTRLLSALSDSLANSIPSLARACLITIGWISHSLADTDLRLAACSIIAPRLMECLVDNTNNLEEKILASFSLHSLTNGTGMATSFFTESHARGELIFSSQNLYPDYFSQQLRVENNFLGCLQKLSRATWTAKELITFIKTSCSSSLGFLSD